CCTAGGCACCAAATCAATTTGATGTTGTATATCCCTCATGGGAGCTAGTTGGCTGGGTAGGTCGTTAGCAATCAACTCCTTGAGCCTCTACAAAATTTTCTGCACTTCTTTTGGGATTTCAACTTTCTTAGATACAACGGCTAACAACCCTTTCATCATAACCTGATAAATTGTTTCTACACCTTTAACGGCTTCTAGACAGTCACGTTCATTGCTAGCTATGATAAGCAAACTGGAATTCGCAGCTGGTTTCTCAGGTTTGCCAGAGTCATTCACGGGAGCCATAGCAATTTTATAAGAGCCCCAATTGAAAACATACACGTTATCACGTCCCTTATTAGTGGCATCTGTATTAAACTACCAAGGTCTACCCAAAAAAATGTGACTAGCATCCATATCAATAATATCATAAAGAACCTCAGACTAGTAATGCTTACCAATGGACAGCGGTACCTTGCAAACTTCTGTCACCTGAACTGAAGGGCCTCTCTTCACCCATCTCAAGGAATAAGGTGATTCATGCTTCTCTGTTGGCAAATTTAAATAATCCAGAACTTTTGGATATGAAATTCTCGCAGCTGCCTCCATCAATAATTAAACTACACACCTTGTTGTTGACGGTACAAAGAGATCAAAAGATCTTATGTTGCTGCCCTTCCTCTTGTCTTGGTGCGAGTAACTCCCACTGCAAGGCtaggttaattaattcattaccTTCCTCATAGGCGAAATCAGCTCCTTCATACTCTTCATCACCACCATGATCCTTTTTATCATCCTTATTCGCTTCAGTCAAGTTAACTTGTCGACGATTGGGACAATTGTTGGATTTGTGGCCTGGTTTGCCGCAACGATAACAGTGATCTCCATAAGGTTTTGCATATGGATTCAGTCTCTAGAAACTACCTTTATCCCAAGTGCCGCTACTGCCTTCTACTGCTCCCTTTGTACCCTACCATTTGTTAGTATTATTATCCCCAGGAACCTGTGCAACTTCTTTACCTTTGTCTTTTGCAGGGACAGGTGAACTCGATACGATCTTGGATGGAAGGTGTAAGCCCATTCATGTACATTGCCACATGTGTTGACTATCGATTTCATATATGCTATTACGTTCTGCGATGTGCAAGAATTTAGATGTATACTCTGCCACCGTCCTATAGCCTTGGATGCAATTATGGTAAATGCAGTATAAATATTGCTCAAAATCTGCAAGGAAGAATCCATCCATCATTAATTGCTTCATCCATCGTCAAGTCCGCACAGGATCTTTGCCTTGCCTTTGGCGCATCTTCTGTAATTGATCCCATCATACTGCAGCACTTCTTTTGAGACGAAAAGTTGTTAGGTTCACCATCTTCACCTCGGGGACTTTTTTAAGTTCAAAGAACCTCTCCACTTCAACAAGCCAATCCAAGAAATCTTCAAGTTGTAAGTGCCTATTGAAATATTGAATTTCAGCCTTCATGCAATAGTCTTCTTGGCGTTGGTTACTAGGTTGGGCATGATCATCATGAATTTCTTCCTCCGACTCCGCATCGCTATCTTCTTGACCAGAGTGTCGTGGGGGATGTCATTGTTACGTCGGTCTTCTCCTTTGTCTTCATCTGGTCGTGCTTGGTTTCCTAAGGTCAGGATCATCTTACGTAGACCCTCGATTGCTGTATTAAATTCATCACGAGTGATTGGTTCCTCGTCTCCATGAGTCCTATCTTCTCTGTCTGGACGAGCCATTAGAGGCACTTTGAGCCAAGCAAAAATCTGCTCTGATATCAACTGACGCAGCGAGATATAAGGGATAGGGTGATCAAATGATAACTCTATAAGTAACAATGTCGGAATCCACCAGAGAAATTGAGTAAACCTCAAATATATTGATTGAAAAATAAGATGAATGATTCTGGATGCTCCAACGCATTCCTTTTATACAAAAGAAACCATAGACTTGCTTGGAAAGctaattagaaaacaaaaagggaaataataaaagtttcccaaaatattttaaaaactttaaatGCTGAAAAGTCCAAGCAAACGATAGAATTTGGCTAAAATAGCTCATATGTCATAGCAAAGCAGTGAGTTGCATTTGTCATGCCGTTCTATTCGAAACGATAGGTCATGGGTCTAATTCTGAGCTCGAGGCCCATACTTACAAGATTGGGCTTTGCTGCCGTGACAACATGTGCGCCTATCCACATTGGCGGACCCAATGAAGGACTACTATGAGCAAGTGCCCAcactttaaattttaaaaaattataaaattaaaaaaattaaaaaaaagtttttgcTGTAAAATCCCACCCAaactcatattttttatttgtttttaggtCCTTCTTAGGTGGAGCCCTCACATCGCCCATCCAATACATATACTTTAAGCCCAAAgcttatattaaaaaagaaaaatattatgttaTAAAAGAAGAATAGAGATCCCACCAAGTTCACTTATTAATGATATGCATTCCAACACCAACTTTTCAGAATTACAAGGTATGCTActcttgtaaaaaaaaactagttgaGACAAAAAAGGACAAGGAATATCCACTAGTTTATCTTCTCATAAAATTGGCATTAACACTTCCAGTTGCAACGACTTCAGCAGAAAGGGCATTCTCTACTATGAACATTGTGAAGAACAAAATGCGTAATCAAATGGGAGACCAATGGATGAATGATTGCTTGATAGTATATCTTGAAAAAGACATATTTAATAGTATTGATAATGAGCTTATTGTGCAACATTTTCAGAATATGAAAAGTCGTCGAGGACAATTGTAAATTTACTTATTAGACAATGCTATTAATATTCTaagtttgaaatattttttgtttggctATATATCggttggaattttttttagagagaTTCACAATTATACCCAATACAAGAGctcaaattattaaaaaaaccctatatgaaatggactttagaaacacacccaaagctcatttacaatataacaaaaatgcttttaacttcttttatattacaaaattgccattgatttcttaaaacaaactcaaccacaaaacctcataaaaaagcccaaaacactcaatagggcatcaaagtaatttaataatcaaaattaaattcaatagggccaactgtcattttttaggtttttttttttttttgtttatttatagaaattaaatggtgtatggtttatttatagtattagtgctaagaacgggtatataactaaatatctcttttttttaagcCCCATATGAACGAAAGTCTGGGTCCGCCACTGCCTGTCCAGTTGTTTCTCAATCAACTCAGCCATATGTTCTACTTTAGGAATTTGAAGAGTTGTTTGTCTGTCACGATTGTTGTCTCCCCACTCGAATTATATTATCTCAGCCTTCAAATATATCATATTACCCAGGATGCGATGATTTCATCAGCTCACTCTCTCTTCTATATAAGTGTAAGGACCTAAGTAGTTTTTTCAACATCAATTTGCAGTCTAGCTAGCACTAAGTACACTCCATCCCCCTATCTTGTTATTTACGTTTACTTCTTTTTGTGAAAATGTCTAGCAATCATGGTAAGGTAGAGACTGATGTTGAAATCAAGGCTCCTGCTACCAAGATCCATGAAGTGTTGACACACAGACCACACCACATATCCAATGTCAGCCCTAACAACATTCAGGGTTGTGATTTACTTGAAGGTGAATGGGGCACCGTCGGCTCTGTGGTCTACTGGAATTATTTCCATGGTAAGTAAGCCTCCCTATAGCTTCAATTAACatcaattatattatatattatgttCATGTCGTCTGAtgttaatttctttcttcaactaTTATTAATTGTTATGCAGATGGGAAAGCTAAAGTTTCCAAGCAGTTGATTGAAGCCATAGACGCTGAAAAGAATCTGATCACTTTCAAAGTGATCGAAGGAGATCTCCTGGAGCATTACAAGAGCTTCAAGATGACCTTTCATGCCACTCCAAAAGCTCATGGTCAGGGCAGCATCGTCCATTGGACTATGGAGTATGAGAAGCATCATGGTGATATTGAGGACCCACATACCTTGCTCCAGTTTGCAGTTGACGTCTCCAAAGATATCGATGCTCATCTTACAAGTGCCCAGgcataattaattataatcgAAGGCTTGATTGAGGCGGGCTTATAGGATCATCTGTGATTCTGTGTGCTGCATTTATATCTACTATCCATTTGCTTTCTTGCTTGCGGAAATAAACGCCTTCAATCAATGTTTGTATCTTAAGTCTGTGTGGGCACTGGGCTACCTGAAACTTTCATTTACTTGTGTTTGCTGTCCTTATCTTATATGATATGGGCTATGTATCTTTTATTAATTCCAAGTTGGGGCTTTACCCATATAAACCCATATTTCTACATACTCTTCAAATGTGTTTCTACATCTCTAATGCCCTCAATTGATCTAGCCactcaagttcaaatttttcttctcttgttaatttaaaaataaatatatgtaacGTCTCTCATCCGCTCATCATGGAGCGAGACATAATTTGTGCGATTTTATATAAGACTTATATCTATCTAATATGAGAGAATAGGAACCAACACCCCACACaaaccaaatgaaaaatagAGTTAGGTTATGGAGACAAGATAAGACCgattcttttatatatatatgagctTAGTCAAGTTGGTTAGAGTGGATGTGTTGATCCCTATTATACATTCGAGTTCGATCCCCCTCTTCGTAGTCTATATtagattaaagtagaatatcatttgtataaataaaaaaat
The window above is part of the Prunus dulcis chromosome 1, ALMONDv2, whole genome shotgun sequence genome. Proteins encoded here:
- the LOC117632770 gene encoding MLP-like protein 28, whose amino-acid sequence is MSSNHGKVETDVEIKAPATKIHEVLTHRPHHISNVSPNNIQGCDLLEGEWGTVGSVVYWNYFHDGKAKVSKQLIEAIDAEKNLITFKVIEGDLLEHYKSFKMTFHATPKAHGQGSIVHWTMEYEKHHGDIEDPHTLLQFAVDVSKDIDAHLTSAQA